A part of Streptomyces sp. NBC_01497 genomic DNA contains:
- a CDS encoding GNAT family N-acetyltransferase translates to MIRGEKVALRTRRDSDVPVFQAELYEDVRERSGSDSGPWRPLPADAEGSAASMAKPSAGTAWFSVVEGESQDLAGEALLWQIDPHNRSAHLGISLLPAFRGRGLGTDVVRVLCEYGFAVRGLRRLQIETLADNTAMTTAAARTGFSVEGTLRSAAWVYGAFADVVVLGLLAEEWTP, encoded by the coding sequence GTGATACGAGGAGAGAAAGTTGCACTGCGCACCCGGCGGGACAGCGATGTCCCCGTTTTCCAGGCGGAGTTGTACGAGGACGTACGGGAGCGGTCGGGCTCCGACTCCGGTCCCTGGCGACCGCTGCCGGCGGACGCGGAGGGCTCGGCCGCGTCGATGGCCAAGCCGTCCGCCGGCACGGCCTGGTTCTCGGTGGTGGAGGGGGAGTCGCAGGACCTGGCGGGGGAGGCCCTGCTGTGGCAGATCGACCCGCACAACAGGAGCGCCCACCTGGGCATCTCCCTGCTTCCCGCGTTCCGTGGGCGCGGACTGGGCACGGACGTCGTCCGCGTCCTGTGCGAGTACGGGTTCGCCGTGCGCGGTCTGCGGCGGCTCCAGATCGAGACCCTGGCCGACAACACCGCGATGACCACCGCCGCGGCCCGGACGGGGTTCTCCGTCGAGGGCACCCTGCGCAGCGCGGCCTGGGTGTACGGAGCCTTCGCGGACGTGGTCGTCCTCGGCCTGCTCGCCGAGGAGTGGACGCCGTGA